The genomic window CTCAAGTTACATTCTGGCATGCAATGAGTGGAGTTGGGCAAGAAGCGATCGATGAAGTCGTAAGTGATTTTAACAACTCTCAAGATAAGTATGAAGTTATTGCAGAATTCCAAGGAAGCTACGAAGAATCATTAACGAAATTCCGTAGTGTGGGCGGGACTAAAGATGCTCCAGGAATTATCCAAGTATTTGAGGTTGGAACTAAATACATGATTGACAGTGGATTTATCGAGCCTGTCCAATCCTTTATCGATAAGGATAATTACGATCTATCTCAGTTAGAAAAAAATATTACAAATTACTATACGGTTGATGGTGAGTTATACTCAATGCCATTTAACTCTTCTACACCTGTTTTAATTTACAATAAGGATGCATTCAAAGAGGCTGGGTTAGACCCTGAAAACCCTCCACAAACATTTGACGAAATTCAAGAAGCTGCACGAGCTCTGACAAAGAAAAATGGTGACTCTACGGATCAGTACGGATTCTCCATGTTAACGTATGGATGGTTTTTTGAGGAATTACTTGCTACCCAGGGTGGACACTTTGTAAACAATGACAATGGGCGATCTGATACAGCGACTGAAGCTGTATTTAACGGTGAAGAAGGTCTCCGTGTATTTGAATGGTTAGATGAAATGAACAAAGAAGGTACATTCGGAAACTTCGGATCAAATTGGGATGATATCCGCGCTGCTTTCCAATCTGGAAAAGTAGCCATGTACATGGACTCTTCTGCTGGTACAACAGGTGTTATTAAAAACTCTCAGTTTGAAGTGGGCGTAGGATTCATTCCATATGCGGATGAAGTAGAACGTCAAGGGGTTATCATCGGTGGTGCTTCACTGTGGATGTCTAAAGGAATTGACGAGAAGAAACAAGAAGCAGCATGGGAATTTATGAAGTACTTAACTAGCCCAGAGGCGCAAGCAAAATGGCATGTTAAAACAGGGTATTTTGCTATTAACCCTGCTGCATATGATCAAGACATTGTAGCGGAAAACTATGAGACCTACCCACAGTTAAAAGTAACGGTTGAACAGCTTCAAGCAACAAAGCCATCTGTTGCAACACAAGGAGCCCTTATTTCAGTCTTCCCTGAGGCCCGTCAGCAGGTTGTGACAGCCCTAGAAAACTTATACCAAGGTATGGATCCTCAAGAAGCCCTAGACCAAGCTGTTGAGGGAACAAATCGAGCCATTGAAATTGCGAATAAAACAAACTAGACTTCTACACTTCCATAGCTAGTCAAGGCGAATAGCACCATTCTCACCTTCTGGGGGTGGTGCTATATAATGAAAAACATATCAAATTGGAGTGTTATGTATGGAAGAAACCTTAATTTACGCTCATCGTGGCAGTAAAGGAACTCATCCTGAAAATACCCTTATTGCTTTCGAGCATGCTATTCACTTAGGAGTCGATGGAATTGAGCTAGATGTTCATCTTTCCAAAGACGGTCACCTTATTGTTATCCATGATGAAACAGTAGACAGAACCACTAATGGGACTGGATATATTCGGGATTTAACATTAACAGAAATAAAGCGTCTTGATGCAGGAAGTTGGTTTTCTACTGAATATGAGGGCGAACAAGTACCAACACTATCTGAAGTTCTAGAACTAATGAAAAACACAACATTGTATTTAAATATAGAAATTAAGGCTGACATTATTCCATACGAAAATATAGAAGAAAAAATACTCCAGGCCATAAGAGATTCGGATTTTGACGAGAAGCGTATTATTATCTCATCCTTTAATCATTATTCAGTGGCTAAGTTTAAAAAACTGGCTCCGAATATTGAAACTGCTATCCTTTTTATGGAGATTTTATTAGATCCATGGGAATATGCAAAAACAGTTGGCGCCACATCTCTTCATGTTTATGAGCCCGTTGCTTTTACAGAAACGGCACATGAAGCGCTGAAAAACAACTTCCCTGTCCGTACGTTTACGGTAAATAATAAAAACCATATGAGAGCTTTGATGGAACAAAACATCTCTGCTATTATGACTGATTACCCGAAAGAAGCTTTAACCATTCGCTCAGAATTAAAGAAGAAAGAAACAGGCACTTAAGTTATAGATGATGAATATTATAGTTATAAGTTAATAAACGGTCATAGACACG from Bacillus carboniphilus includes these protein-coding regions:
- a CDS encoding ABC transporter substrate-binding protein, with the protein product MKKTFKSFFLVLLTFSLIALTACSNESSGDNDSGKTQVTFWHAMSGVGQEAIDEVVSDFNNSQDKYEVIAEFQGSYEESLTKFRSVGGTKDAPGIIQVFEVGTKYMIDSGFIEPVQSFIDKDNYDLSQLEKNITNYYTVDGELYSMPFNSSTPVLIYNKDAFKEAGLDPENPPQTFDEIQEAARALTKKNGDSTDQYGFSMLTYGWFFEELLATQGGHFVNNDNGRSDTATEAVFNGEEGLRVFEWLDEMNKEGTFGNFGSNWDDIRAAFQSGKVAMYMDSSAGTTGVIKNSQFEVGVGFIPYADEVERQGVIIGGASLWMSKGIDEKKQEAAWEFMKYLTSPEAQAKWHVKTGYFAINPAAYDQDIVAENYETYPQLKVTVEQLQATKPSVATQGALISVFPEARQQVVTALENLYQGMDPQEALDQAVEGTNRAIEIANKTN
- a CDS encoding glycerophosphodiester phosphodiesterase, coding for MEETLIYAHRGSKGTHPENTLIAFEHAIHLGVDGIELDVHLSKDGHLIVIHDETVDRTTNGTGYIRDLTLTEIKRLDAGSWFSTEYEGEQVPTLSEVLELMKNTTLYLNIEIKADIIPYENIEEKILQAIRDSDFDEKRIIISSFNHYSVAKFKKLAPNIETAILFMEILLDPWEYAKTVGATSLHVYEPVAFTETAHEALKNNFPVRTFTVNNKNHMRALMEQNISAIMTDYPKEALTIRSELKKKETGT